The following are from one region of the Juglans regia cultivar Chandler chromosome 10, Walnut 2.0, whole genome shotgun sequence genome:
- the LOC109003568 gene encoding uncharacterized protein LOC109003568 isoform X1 gives MVISISSWNRYIGLKADYSASLAMQRYKSGQMTFREAIDAALKNFFLGKLTYFYWNSGEEMAPTIGAPRGTHLVRKLPVSGPTYVFPGDVVVLRDPMKSHNNYLVRRLAGIGGYEMVSKDEKEVPFVLGKNQFWVLSDNENLKPKEANDSRNFGPVLMANIVGRVIYSMRTAEDHGPVQNSSNSGMKADSEVLEVELDLDQMTKIHLGKD, from the exons ATGGTAATTTCCATATCATCGTGGAACCGGTACATAGGCCTCAAGGCTGATTATTCCGCCTCTCTCGCCATGCAG CGCTATAAAAGTGGTCAAATGACATTCAGGGAAGCAATCGATGCTgctttgaagaatttttttctggGAAAGTTGACATACTTTTACTGGAATAGTGGAGAAGAAATGGCTCCTACTATAGGTGCTCCAAGAGGGACTCATCTTGTCCGGAAATTACCAGTGTCAGGCCCAAC GTATGTTTTCCCCGGAGATGTGGTGGTGTTGAGGGACCCCATGAAATCACATAATAATTATCTAGTCAGAAGATTGGCTGGCATTGGAGGGTATGAAATGGTCTCTAAAGATGAAAAAGAGGTGCCCTTTGTTCTTGGAAAGAATCAGTTCTGGGTGTTGTCTGATAACGAAAACTTAAAGCCCAAG GAAGCAAATGACAGCCGGAACTTTGGTCCTGTTCTCATGGCAAACATTGTTGGTAGAGTAATCTATTCCATGCGAACAGCTGAGGATCATGGCCCTGTGCAGAACAG CAGTAATTCCGGCATGAAAGCGGATTCAGAGGTGTTAGAAGTCGAACTAGATTTGGATCAGATGACAAAAATTCACTTGGGCAAGGACTGA
- the LOC109003568 gene encoding uncharacterized protein LOC109003568 isoform X2 — protein sequence MVISISSWNRYIGLKADYSASLAMQRYKSGQMTFREAIDAALKNFFLGKLTYFYWNSGEEMAPTIGAPRGTHLVRKLPVSGPTYVFPGDVVVLRDPMKSHNNYLVRRLAGIGGYEMVSKDEKEVPFVLGKNQFWVLSDNENLKPKEANDSRNFGPVLMANIVGRVIYSMRTAEDHGPVQNSNSGMKADSEVLEVELDLDQMTKIHLGKD from the exons ATGGTAATTTCCATATCATCGTGGAACCGGTACATAGGCCTCAAGGCTGATTATTCCGCCTCTCTCGCCATGCAG CGCTATAAAAGTGGTCAAATGACATTCAGGGAAGCAATCGATGCTgctttgaagaatttttttctggGAAAGTTGACATACTTTTACTGGAATAGTGGAGAAGAAATGGCTCCTACTATAGGTGCTCCAAGAGGGACTCATCTTGTCCGGAAATTACCAGTGTCAGGCCCAAC GTATGTTTTCCCCGGAGATGTGGTGGTGTTGAGGGACCCCATGAAATCACATAATAATTATCTAGTCAGAAGATTGGCTGGCATTGGAGGGTATGAAATGGTCTCTAAAGATGAAAAAGAGGTGCCCTTTGTTCTTGGAAAGAATCAGTTCTGGGTGTTGTCTGATAACGAAAACTTAAAGCCCAAG GAAGCAAATGACAGCCGGAACTTTGGTCCTGTTCTCATGGCAAACATTGTTGGTAGAGTAATCTATTCCATGCGAACAGCTGAGGATCATGGCCCTGTGCAGAACAG TAATTCCGGCATGAAAGCGGATTCAGAGGTGTTAGAAGTCGAACTAGATTTGGATCAGATGACAAAAATTCACTTGGGCAAGGACTGA
- the LOC109003568 gene encoding uncharacterized protein LOC109003568 isoform X3 codes for MVISISSWNRYIGLKADYSASLAMQRYKSGQMTFREAIDAALKNFFLGKLTYFYWNSGEEMAPTIGAPRGTHLVRKLPVYVFPGDVVVLRDPMKSHNNYLVRRLAGIGGYEMVSKDEKEVPFVLGKNQFWVLSDNENLKPKEANDSRNFGPVLMANIVGRVIYSMRTAEDHGPVQNSSNSGMKADSEVLEVELDLDQMTKIHLGKD; via the exons ATGGTAATTTCCATATCATCGTGGAACCGGTACATAGGCCTCAAGGCTGATTATTCCGCCTCTCTCGCCATGCAG CGCTATAAAAGTGGTCAAATGACATTCAGGGAAGCAATCGATGCTgctttgaagaatttttttctggGAAAGTTGACATACTTTTACTGGAATAGTGGAGAAGAAATGGCTCCTACTATAGGTGCTCCAAGAGGGACTCATCTTGTCCGGAAATTACCAGT GTATGTTTTCCCCGGAGATGTGGTGGTGTTGAGGGACCCCATGAAATCACATAATAATTATCTAGTCAGAAGATTGGCTGGCATTGGAGGGTATGAAATGGTCTCTAAAGATGAAAAAGAGGTGCCCTTTGTTCTTGGAAAGAATCAGTTCTGGGTGTTGTCTGATAACGAAAACTTAAAGCCCAAG GAAGCAAATGACAGCCGGAACTTTGGTCCTGTTCTCATGGCAAACATTGTTGGTAGAGTAATCTATTCCATGCGAACAGCTGAGGATCATGGCCCTGTGCAGAACAG CAGTAATTCCGGCATGAAAGCGGATTCAGAGGTGTTAGAAGTCGAACTAGATTTGGATCAGATGACAAAAATTCACTTGGGCAAGGACTGA